The nucleotide window ACCTGTTGCAATACATGAATCAACTACTCCTTGTAAATAAATTGCATTCATATTTGAATATCAATTACGAGTAATTGTTCTCATTCATTCTCCAATTGTAGTAGTTCGTACTTCAACTGGTGATTCCATAAAACGAACAACATCAAATGTAGGAACATCATATTTAAATGTTAACATTTGGTCCATCATAACAGTTGCTCTTCGTACTGCTACAGATTGTTGTTCCATTCCAGAATCCATATCATAATCAGTACCTCAAACCATACGTTCTGGAAATACATATTGTCCTTGCTCTCAACCTTCTGCCATAGTTACTTGTTGAGCAGTTAACATCATCATTTCAGTAGCATCAATATATTCACTATCTGCTTCTAAAATTCTTTTAATTTGTAAAACAGCAATATCACCAATTGCTTTTTCTGTTGCAGTATTACCACCAACTTGAAAAACTGTTGGTAATGCAATACTTGATTTTCCACCTACTTTTGCCATAGGTTCTTATCCTCCTTATTATTGTCATGTTAAACTTTTAGCATAATCAATAATATCTTGGTCAGTTTTAGCACCATTTTTCTTAATTTCTTCTAATCTATTAGTTTTAATCTCTTCACTTCTTTTAAGCATTTGGTCAATAACTGACCCACCATCAACAGTACCATCTACTTGATCAATATTATATTCTTCTGCTATTTTGTTTATTCTTTCTTGTTTTGATAAATCTTTATATTCATCATTATTAATTAACGAAGAAATAATCTTTTTATCTTTATCTGTAAAATTTTTTAAATATAATTCATTTTCTAACGAATCACTTTTATTTTTTAATTCTTGTAATTGATTAGTAACATTTTCTAATTCTGTTTTATCAACTACATTTTCTCTTTTTTTAACTGATTCACGAATTTGTTTAGCTTGAGCATCTAATAATTCATTAACTGCTTGTGCTTTTTCATCATCAAGTTCTAAAATTTCTTTAATTTTTTCTAAATTTGCCATATTATTTACTCCTTATTTAAGTGTTGGATTAACACTTTCTAACAAATTAAGATTTAAGACTCTTTTTAAGGAAGATTAACCTTTAAAATTATTATATACTCATATTTTATAAATACAATATATTTTATTTCTAATTTATACCTTAAAATGTCTAATAATGGTATTTGTATTAAAATAAAAAATTAAACTATTAAAGTTTAATTTTTCTTAACAATCATTGTATATAAACAATCTTTTAATTCTTTATTTTTTTGTTGCATATATAACATTGTTTCTTTCATTTTAATTTGAAACTCTTTAAAATGTGTAATACATAATTGCACAGGTCAATCACCTTGCATTTGTCTTACTAAATCACCATTTTTATCTTTTTTAAATCTCGCTAATACCTTACTTTTACAATCAGGCATTTCACAATCTAACCATTTTTGAATAACTGCCATAATATTTCCTTATTCTAAAACAATATTTCCTTGATCATCAATGTTTGGAACATCATTATCTGTTGGAACTGAATTTTTTGTTCAAATATAAACTTCTTTTCAATTACTTGATCAACCCAATAAATCAGGTCTTCATTTATTATCTCCTTCTGTTCCATCTCAAAGTTTACGATTTATATGATATTTATTATCATTAGTGCGATGTATTAATAAATATCATTTATCAGTTGGTTTATTTTCATTAAATGGTTTATCTTTTTTGCATAATTCTTTTCAATTTCCAATTATTTTATTTTCACATTTATCATGTGTACAACTTATTAAACTTGTTGTGCTTGTTCCTACTAATGATATTGCACCTAAAATACTTAAAATCTTTTTCATATTTGAACTCCTTAATAATTTAATAACTCCAATGAATTATAACACAATACATTAATTAGACGGAACTAATTTAATATTAAAATTTGTACTTTGACTATTATTTTTTAAATCAATTCCTCCAATATAACTATATGTTTTTGATTTTCCATTATATATTGCACCTTTCCATAATTGACCATTTATTACTACTTCTTGCATTACTTTTTTAGAAAATATTATTTTCATTCTTAATGGATTATCATATAAATAAAATGTAATTGTAGCATTTTGACTATTTTGTTGTGGAGATGTTAATAAACTATAAACTTCTACTGTCATATCATTATTTGCTAATGTTCAACTCGAAGAAATTACTTTATTATCTGTAGTAGAATTAGCACATGTAAACGATTGAGTATATCCTGTATCTGTGATATTAGCGATAGATACACTTTTAATATTTCATGTAATTGAAGATGATTGAGAATTACCTATTCTATATTCTTTTGCATTTAAAATTTTATCCTGTGAACCATTACAGTTAGTTGATCCTGTTCCTAGTAATAAATTATTTATTGAATTATCATCAAAACCATTATATATTTCTCCTGATGAACTAGTATATTTTAATAATGTTGGTGGTATCATTGTAAATTGTAATGATAATTGGTTTGGAAAAAGGATAGTACTATACGCTCTTTTAAACTGATTTACTGTTTTTATTGTTGGATCAACCATATTTGCTAAATCAATATCTATATTAAAATCAATATTCATATAATCCAATGTTTTACTTGAAGGAATTATAATTCCTAATTGCTGACATTTAAATGTATTTGTTGCTATTGTATCATTTGGGGCACCTTTTAATATTCCTTGTGGTTTTATTAAATCAATTATTATTTCTTTATATGTAAATGGATCTGGTGGTAATACTGCTTTTGGATAAAAAAATGTTGTTTCTTCTGATAAGTCATAGTCTAAGGCACTTGTTTTAATAATACTATTTCATGCTTGGACATTTCCATTTGGTTTAATAAACTTAGCCATTGTTTGTCATTCACCTTGAAAGTTTTGAAAAGCAGTAATATTATCATTTAAAGTAAATGGATTTTCACTATAAGTTGTAATCTTAAAATTAGTTTTACCAATTGTTTGTAAATTAATTAAATCAATAACATAACTTTCTAATGTTCCATCAACAGTTGGATTAAATTCTAATTTATTATCTAAATTAGTTAATTTAGTATCTTTATCTAATGCTTGAAAATCTTGTGATAATATAACTATTTCATCATTTCCACCATTAATATCTATTCTATTTTGACCTAAATCAATTGTAGAATATATTTTTGTTCCTAAATCATCACCTGTTGAAGAATAATAATGGGTTCTAATTTTATCTGTTAGTTTTAACATACAACCAAAAGTTAATGAATTACTTCCTAATAACGCCCCTACTTGGTCTTCTGTTTCATTTCGAAACATATCATATGGAATATAACCTTGACCAGCAATATCAAATTTTCCTCTTCTATCACCTCATAAACTTTCTTGTATAATTTCATAACTTAAATAATCAATAAAAGCATTTAATTGTGCTATTTTTGGTATTAAACTAGTATTTTTTTGACTCATTAATTTAACTGGTAAACCTAAATCAAAAAATGAGATTATTTTACCAACAATAGGTAAATTATTAATACTAAATTTAGTAAATTCATTAACATCTCATGGTAATAATGAAATTGAAGAATGCGTATAACGATTAGCATTTAAAATATCATGAAATGATGATGATTTTAAAGATGAATAATCAAATGAAGCAACACCAAATGGAGCCTTTTTATATTCAGGGTCTTGATAGATAAATTTACGAATTTGTCTAGTATCATATACACCTGATGGTTTAAATTGTAATCCACTATCTCAAAAAGGTATTTTATTAGGATTTGTTTTTCTAGTAGATTCTAGTTCACTTTTTAATACTCCCTCAGCATTTTTCTTTGCTAATGGGTCTGCTAACGCATTAAAAATATTAGTTCATTCACCATATGTTGTTTGATTAACGGGTTTTAATCCTTGTAGATTATATAAAACATTAGCAGGGTTTGAATTAGTTAATAAAGTATCAGGCATTCCACTTAATTCATCTGAAAATAATAAATCTCGTGGCTGATATACTCTTGTATTAATTTGTCCTGCTTTTACAGGTCTTCCTATCATTGTTAAAGATGTAAATGCTGTTAAACCTAATACTTTTAAATCAATTCATTTAACACCAATATCTTTTGCTAATGCAGGGTCATAATCAACAACACCATTAATAATTCTTGGAAAAAAATAACCTTCACCAATTGCTCCGTGTTGTATTTTTTGTCATATTGCCATACCAGATTTACTTAATTGGTCATTAACACTACTAAATGTTATTTCTTGGAATAAAAACTTTTTATTATCAAATGGGTCATAGTAGTCTGTAATATTACTAATATATAATCATTGAATACTTTGATTATATTCATAAGTATTAATAGTTTCTCCACCAATATTTTCATTATTATTATTTAATACAATATATAAACTTAATTCATCATTTTGACCAAATTGTTTTTCAGTTGATAATAATGTATATTGTCGTTGAGTTGAAATACCTTGAAATACTGGATCAGGTGTACCTTGATTACTAAAATATGCATCACTTGTACTATTTTGTAAATATGCTTCATACATATCACCACGATTAGTAGGATAATTCATTGGATTAATAATTTTAGTATAAAAATTATCAGCATCTTTAAAATTATTTTCTTTTGTTCCTTTATTAACTTGTTCTAATTTAAATG belongs to Spiroplasma melliferum and includes:
- a CDS encoding putative lipoprotein encodes the protein MKKILSILGAISLVGTSTTSLISCTHDKCENKIIGNWKELCKKDKPFNENKPTDKWYLLIHRTNDNKYHINRKLWDGTEGDNKWRPDLLGWSSNWKEVYIWTKNSVPTDNDVPNIDDQGNIVLE
- a CDS encoding putative adhesin P123, with the protein product MNLNKNNSKEAIQINNQVLYTAMRMASTDSKVIKRKIQELDKWFIFPFVITNGVIPMTTSGYKPINSIPQDYSDFTLAITGNATIIAQWKNAFKLEQVNKGTKENNFKDADNFYTKIINPMNYPTNRGDMYEAYLQNSTSDAYFSNQGTPDPVFQGISTQRQYTLLSTEKQFGQNDELSLYIVLNNNNENIGGETINTYEYNQSIQWLYISNITDYYDPFDNKKFLFQEITFSSVNDQLSKSGMAIWQKIQHGAIGEGYFFPRIINGVVDYDPALAKDIGVKWIDLKVLGLTAFTSLTMIGRPVKAGQINTRVYQPRDLLFSDELSGMPDTLLTNSNPANVLYNLQGLKPVNQTTYGEWTNIFNALADPLAKKNAEGVLKSELESTRKTNPNKIPFWDSGLQFKPSGVYDTRQIRKFIYQDPEYKKAPFGVASFDYSSLKSSSFHDILNANRYTHSSISLLPWDVNEFTKFSINNLPIVGKIISFFDLGLPVKLMSQKNTSLIPKIAQLNAFIDYLSYEIIQESLWGDRRGKFDIAGQGYIPYDMFRNETEDQVGALLGSNSLTFGCMLKLTDKIRTHYYSSTGDDLGTKIYSTIDLGQNRIDINGGNDEIVILSQDFQALDKDTKLTNLDNKLEFNPTVDGTLESYVIDLINLQTIGKTNFKITTYSENPFTLNDNITAFQNFQGEWQTMAKFIKPNGNVQAWNSIIKTSALDYDLSEETTFFYPKAVLPPDPFTYKEIIIDLIKPQGILKGAPNDTIATNTFKCQQLGIIIPSSKTLDYMNIDFNIDIDLANMVDPTIKTVNQFKRAYSTILFPNQLSLQFTMIPPTLLKYTSSSGEIYNGFDDNSINNLLLGTGSTNCNGSQDKILNAKEYRIGNSQSSSITWNIKSVSIANITDTGYTQSFTCANSTTDNKVISSSWTLANNDMTVEVYSLLTSPQQNSQNATITFYLYDNPLRMKIIFSKKVMQEVVINGQLWKGAIYNGKSKTYSYIGGIDLKNNSQSTNFNIKLVPSN